The Lycium barbarum isolate Lr01 chromosome 9, ASM1917538v2, whole genome shotgun sequence genome has a segment encoding these proteins:
- the LOC132610652 gene encoding uncharacterized protein LOC132610652: MGEVITKNPEKRVLSSPSSSSESEREELQLLEHAPPFWKNNRKRLSKQLSMCETPRDIAWEKRRRQILLQERRKQGIHIPDNLTDEDLNELKGCIELGFGFNEEEGQRLCSTLPALDLYFAVNRQYSTSPISSPGSKGSLPSPASSSTSATSLGGRSSSFGSPRSDSSDAWKIFSPGDDPQQVKTKLRHWAQAVACSVMQSH, from the exons ATGGGGGAGGTTATTACAAAAAATCCTGAGAAACGCGTGTTGTCATCCCCATCATCTTCTAGCGAATCAGAACGCGAAGAGTTGCAACTTTTGGAGCATGCACCACCTTTTTGGAAGAATAATCGAAAGAGGTTATCAAAGCAACTTTCTATGTGTGAGACACCACGTGATATTGCATGGGAGAAACGACGTCGCCAAATTCTCCTCCAAGAAAGAAGGAAACAAGGGATTCATATCCCTGACAACTTGACCGATGAGGACCTCAATGAGCTCAAAGGCTGCATAGAACTAGGGTTTGGATTCAATGAAGAAGAAGGCCAAAGGCTTTGTAGCACGCTGCCAGCGTTAGATCTTTATTTCGCGGTGAATCGTCAATATTCAACAAGTCCAATCTCGAGCCCCGGTAGCAAAGGTTCATTGCCATCTCCCGCATCTTCCAGCACGTCGGCGACGTCTCTTGGAGGTAGGTCCTCGTCATTTGGAAGCCCTAGGAGCGACTCTTCAGATGCATGGAAGATATTCAGCCCAG GAGATGACCCGCAACAAGTTAAGACAAAACTGAGGCATTGGGCACAAGCTGTGGCATGTTCTGTAATGCAGTCCCATTGA